A window of the Osmia lignaria lignaria isolate PbOS001 chromosome 2, iyOsmLign1, whole genome shotgun sequence genome harbors these coding sequences:
- the LOC117605800 gene encoding LOW QUALITY PROTEIN: putative nuclease HARBI1 (The sequence of the model RefSeq protein was modified relative to this genomic sequence to represent the inferred CDS: inserted 2 bases in 1 codon), producing the protein PKQYIRDANNSFEFYEESEFKRRFRFSKTSVLHSILPKIERYLMKHNNCGLPIAAAIQLLVCLRFYASASYISVYVKLQTLVDDTLGLSPATISRIIFRVSFLLASCINEYIKMPTTDERRNENNQLFKMLGYGNGAIGLSGIEDAINCTHTRLVHTRFNGLIEVYRNRKGYFSLNVQTVVGPRMEFLDIVPKYPGSQRDSRIFQNSKIYMLYMKGKLSGKLIGDPGYPSLLFLLAPIGNPETEEETQYNAIQERTRLIVERTYSVWKRRFPCLSRGLSTKLLCSTTIVVACAVLHNLALIMQDNLSEDEDDAVNRXDEISIMPPDWQPGEGFAVRQALIQRLFR; encoded by the exons CCAAAACAGTATATTCGCGATGCAAATAATTCGTTTGAATTTTATGAGGAATCGGAATTCAAGAGACGGTTCAGATTCTCTAAAACATCTGTTTTACACAGTATATTACCCAAAATTGAACGGTACCTGATGAAACATAATAATTGTGGGTTACCCATTGCTGCAGCTATACAATTATTAGTCTGCCTAAGGTTTTATGCAAGTGCAAGTTACATATCAG TGTATGTAAAATTGCAGACGCTTGTTGATGATACGCTAGGATTGTCACCGGCAACAATATCTCGAATTATTTTTCGTGTATCATTCCTGTTGGCTAGCTGTATCAATGAATACATAAAAATGCCCACTACAGATGAAAGACGGAACGAAAATAATCAATTGTTCAAAATGTTAGGATATGGTAACGGAGCTATTGGGTTATCCGGAATTGAGGACGCAATTAATTGTACACATACACGTCTAGTACATACACGATTTAATGGGCTAATCGAAGTATATAGAAACAGAAAAGGCTACTTTTCTTTAAATGTGCAAACTGTTGTTGGCCCGAGGATGGAGTTTCTTGATATTGTACCGAAGTATCCTGGCAGTCAACGTGATAGCcggatttttcaaaattctaagataTATATGCTGTATATGAAGGGCAAACTATCAGGAAAACTGATTGGCGATCCGGGTTATCCGAGCCTACTATTTTTATTAGCGCCGATTGGAAATCCTGAGACAGAGGAGGAAACACAATACAATGCTATTCAGGAAAGAACCAGACTAATTGTCGAACGTACATACAGCGTATGGAAACGCAGATTTCCCTGCTTATCAAGAGGATTGTCCACAAAATTGTTGTGCTCCACAACGATTGTGGTAGCATGCGCGGTATTACACAATCTTGCACTAATAATGCAGGACAACCTTTCGGAGGATGAAGACGATGCTGTCAATCG TGACGAAATTTCAATAATGCCGCCGGATTGGCAGCCTGGTGAAGGATTTGCTGTAAGACAAGCACTTATTCAGCGATTATTCCGTTGA
- the LOC117605819 gene encoding zinc metalloproteinase nas-4-like isoform X1 has product MTVQQYVTIVQRIVGAFEESNWQISTSCYPKSTVISDRPRSLPHRAETSSGWGSSGVYKARKNWLIFVSGIASDPSVNFLFFPENLSTMNSLIIPSFAFVFLLSSTSAWPFRRRDVLDNSVNSPDGVIAHLQHFGPMLYRFPDNETGTIVASWHEGWDRNPEELGNYAEGDILFPPQLEKNGLKAESARWPGGVVPYMISPYFDTQQRNLIFDAMNDYHKYTCIKFKPYTGEENDYIRITAGNSGCWSSVGRIGGQQDVNLQVPGCMVKKGTVIHELMHAIGFLHEQSRFERDEYVTIQWQNILNGHTGNFEKASKQTTDAFGVGYDYGSVMHYSANAFSKNGQPTIMPKETGGLLSFIGEIFQGPNKGQLGQREGFSKRDIQKIRKMYKCGKRRRNSY; this is encoded by the exons ATGACCGTCCAGCAATACGTGACAATTGTCCAGCGTATCGTGGGAGCCTTCGAGGAATCGAACTGGCAAATCTCGACTTCCTGTTACCCAAAGTCCACGGTTATCAGTGACCGTCCCCGATCGCTTCCGCATCGAGCGGAAACATCGAGCGGGTGGGGTTCTTCAGGTGTGTATAAAGCCAGGAAGAACTGGCTGATTTTCGTCAGTGGAATCGCTTCGGACCCTAGCGtgaatttccttttctttcctgaAAATCTATCCACCATGAACAGTCTGATCATTCCCTCGTTTGCATTCGTCTTTTTGTTATCTTCAACGTCTGCATGGCCGTTTCGTCGAAGAGACGTGTTAGACAATTCGGTGAATAGTCCTGACGGTGTGATCGCTCATCTTCAGCATTTTGGACCGATGCTTTATCGGTTTCCCGATAACGAAACTGGGACGATCGTAGCGAGCTGGCACGAGGGCTGGGACAGAAATCCGGAGGAATTGGGAAACTATGCGGAGGGTGATATCCTTTTTCCGCCGCAGCTCGAAAAAAATGGCCTGAAAGCGGAGTCCGCTAGATGGCCTGGCGGTGTTGTGCCTTATATGATTAGTCCTTATTTCG ATACCCAACAGCGAAATTTGATTTTCGACGCCATGAATGACTACCACAAATATACTTGCATCAAGTTCAAACCCTATACTGGCGAGGAGAACGATTATATTAGAATCACTGCTGGAAATAGCGGCTGCTGGAGCAGCGTAGGAAGAATCGGTGGACAGCAGGACGTAAATCTTCAAGTTCCAGGCTGTATGGTGAAAAAGGGTACAGTGATACACGAATTGATGCATGCAATAGGGTTTTTGCACGAGCAGAGTAGATTCGAAAGGGACGAATACGTGACGATCCAGTGGCAAAATATTTTGAATG gACATactggaaattttgaaaaagccTCAAAACAGACCACTGACGCGTTCGGTGTTGGCTATGATTATGGCAGCGTGATGCATTATTCCGCAAACGCGTTTTCCAAGAACGGTCAACCCACCATAATGCCAAAA GAAACTGGCGGCCTTCTAAGTTTTATTGGCGAAATATTCCAGGGTCCGAACAAAGGTCAGCTGGGACAAAGAGAAGGCTTCAGCAAAAGggatattcaaaagatccggAAGATGTACAAATGTGGCAAACGTAGAAGAAACAGTTACTGA
- the LOC117605819 gene encoding zinc metalloproteinase nas-4-like isoform X2: MTVQQYVTIVQRIVGAFEESNWQISTSCYPKSTVISDRPRSLPHRAETSSGWGSSGVYKARKNWLIFVSGIASDPSVNFLFFPENLSTMNSLIIPSFAFVFLLSSTSAWPFRRRDVLDNSVNSPDGVIAHLQHFGPMLYRFPDNETGTIVASWHEGWDRNPEELGNYAEGDILFPPQLEKNGLKAESARWPGGVVPYMISPYFDTQQRNLIFDAMNDYHKYTCIKFKPYTGEENDYIRITAGNSGCWSSVGRIGGQQDVNLQVPGCMVKKGTVIHELMHAIGFLHEQSRFERDEYVTIQWQNILNGHTGNFEKASKQTTDAFGVGYDYGSVMHYSANAFSKNGQPTIMPKGPNKGQLGQREGFSKRDIQKIRKMYKCGKRRRNSY, from the exons ATGACCGTCCAGCAATACGTGACAATTGTCCAGCGTATCGTGGGAGCCTTCGAGGAATCGAACTGGCAAATCTCGACTTCCTGTTACCCAAAGTCCACGGTTATCAGTGACCGTCCCCGATCGCTTCCGCATCGAGCGGAAACATCGAGCGGGTGGGGTTCTTCAGGTGTGTATAAAGCCAGGAAGAACTGGCTGATTTTCGTCAGTGGAATCGCTTCGGACCCTAGCGtgaatttccttttctttcctgaAAATCTATCCACCATGAACAGTCTGATCATTCCCTCGTTTGCATTCGTCTTTTTGTTATCTTCAACGTCTGCATGGCCGTTTCGTCGAAGAGACGTGTTAGACAATTCGGTGAATAGTCCTGACGGTGTGATCGCTCATCTTCAGCATTTTGGACCGATGCTTTATCGGTTTCCCGATAACGAAACTGGGACGATCGTAGCGAGCTGGCACGAGGGCTGGGACAGAAATCCGGAGGAATTGGGAAACTATGCGGAGGGTGATATCCTTTTTCCGCCGCAGCTCGAAAAAAATGGCCTGAAAGCGGAGTCCGCTAGATGGCCTGGCGGTGTTGTGCCTTATATGATTAGTCCTTATTTCG ATACCCAACAGCGAAATTTGATTTTCGACGCCATGAATGACTACCACAAATATACTTGCATCAAGTTCAAACCCTATACTGGCGAGGAGAACGATTATATTAGAATCACTGCTGGAAATAGCGGCTGCTGGAGCAGCGTAGGAAGAATCGGTGGACAGCAGGACGTAAATCTTCAAGTTCCAGGCTGTATGGTGAAAAAGGGTACAGTGATACACGAATTGATGCATGCAATAGGGTTTTTGCACGAGCAGAGTAGATTCGAAAGGGACGAATACGTGACGATCCAGTGGCAAAATATTTTGAATG gACATactggaaattttgaaaaagccTCAAAACAGACCACTGACGCGTTCGGTGTTGGCTATGATTATGGCAGCGTGATGCATTATTCCGCAAACGCGTTTTCCAAGAACGGTCAACCCACCATAATGCCAAAA GGTCCGAACAAAGGTCAGCTGGGACAAAGAGAAGGCTTCAGCAAAAGggatattcaaaagatccggAAGATGTACAAATGTGGCAAACGTAGAAGAAACAGTTACTGA